In Candidatus Buchananbacteria bacterium, the DNA window CGTTTTAAACAAGAACTGGCTCGCTGATAAAGCGGCCAGTTTTAATTTATATTAATTTATAATTATATGAATCGAAAAATTTATATCACCCGCCAAGATTACGAAAAATTAAATAAAATGCTTGACGAAAAGCTTAAGCTTGGTAATGAAAAATATATTTCAGCCTTAGCGGCTGAGTTAGCCAAGTGTGAAATAGTAGAACCGTCAGATATCTCTAGGGATGTGGTAATAATGAATTCCCGGGTTTCTTTTAGAATATTGGATGATAATTCGGAGATGACTTATTCGTTGGTGTTTCCTGACGAGGCCGATATCAACAGCGGAAAAATATCAATCCTTTCGCCGATTGGTACTGCTTTAATTGGGTATGGCGTGGGGGATATTGTTGAATGGGAAGTGCCCTCAGGTATCGCGCGGATAAAAATTGAAGCAGTGGAACATCAAAACTGATATTTTAGAGAAATAATTAATCGTATATGTTCGACAAAAAAACAGTTGGTAAGATTATTCGTACTTTGATTATCTCCGATTTCTTTTTATTTTTTGCAGTTGGTTTATTGGCTCCCATATTCGCGGTGTATATTCTTGAGAATATTGAAAACAGATTAGAAGTTATCGGGTACGCCGTATCATGCTACTGGATTACCAGGGTAATCATGGTGATTCCGTTAAGTCGGGTGATGGACAACATTAAGGGAGAATTTGATGAATATTTTTTTATGATTATCGGTACGTTTTTGATTTCAGCAATTCCGCTGTTTTATATTATTGCTTCCGCGCCCTGGCATATTTATGTGTTGCAAATTATAAATGGGTTTGCCCATTCAATGGCAGTACCGGCTTGGCGCATAGTTTTTACCAATAATGTTGATAAAAGCATTGTTGGTTTTGAGTGGTCATTAGAGGATGTCGGGGTTGGGATTGCCACGGCATCAAGCGCCGCCATTGGCGCTATTGTGGCTGATCGTTTTGGTTTTAACGTGTTGTTTGGCTTAATATTTTTATTTGGAACGATTAGCTCTTTAATTCTTCTAACTCTTAATAAAAGCAAGCAATCAATTTTGCGAAGTTTCCTTGGCGGCCAGACTCATGATAAAGGACCTTTGAAAATTGACACTTTTAAATAATAGTAAAGATATTTTTAGTTGGACTTGACTAAACCATAATTTTAGGTTATTTTATAGAGACCTTATGGAGGATAAATATTTCAATTTATTCAACGACAATAACACGCCGATAACGCATTGCCCGGTTTGTCAGATGCGCTATGATCCGCTTGAGGCGCGGATTTTGGATGAAGCTGAAAACAGCCATTTGGTCCATGTTAAATGCCACCACTGTCAGTCGGCAGTATTGGCGGTATTATTGACCAATCAGCTGGGAATCAGTTCAATCGGTTTGGTGACTGATTTAAGCAGTGACGATGTCATGAAGTTTAAATCGGTGCTACCGGTAAGTGTTGATGATGTGATTGAAGCCCATGAGTTTTTACACAGTCAAAAAGTTTTGATTGATAAAATTTAATTATTAATAAGAA includes these proteins:
- the rnk gene encoding nucleoside diphosphate kinase regulator, producing the protein MNRKIYITRQDYEKLNKMLDEKLKLGNEKYISALAAELAKCEIVEPSDISRDVVIMNSRVSFRILDDNSEMTYSLVFPDEADINSGKISILSPIGTALIGYGVGDIVEWEVPSGIARIKIEAVEHQN
- a CDS encoding MFS transporter, whose product is MFDKKTVGKIIRTLIISDFFLFFAVGLLAPIFAVYILENIENRLEVIGYAVSCYWITRVIMVIPLSRVMDNIKGEFDEYFFMIIGTFLISAIPLFYIIASAPWHIYVLQIINGFAHSMAVPAWRIVFTNNVDKSIVGFEWSLEDVGVGIATASSAAIGAIVADRFGFNVLFGLIFLFGTISSLILLTLNKSKQSILRSFLGGQTHDKGPLKIDTFK